The Castanea sativa cultivar Marrone di Chiusa Pesio chromosome 11, ASM4071231v1 genome contains a region encoding:
- the LOC142617921 gene encoding calcium and calcium/calmodulin-dependent serine/threonine-protein kinase-like produces the protein MVQETIRLSDEYEVSDILGRGGFSVVRRGIKKSSSGENIHVAIKTLKRFGPSSTPSSQNRGAHKSIASLGLFPTWKQVPVSDVLITNEIMVMRKIVENVSPHPNVIDLYDVYEDQDGVHLVLELCSGGELFDRIVAQERYNEAGAAAVVRQIAQGLKALHRANIVHRDLKPENCLFFNRSQDSSLKIMDFGLSSVEEITDPVVGLFGSIDYVSPEALSQGSVTSKSDMWSLGVILYILLSGYPPFIAHQSNRQKQQIILAGEFSFYEKTWKNISSSAKQLISSLLTVDPHRRPSAEELLDHPWVIGDSAKQDQMDAEIVSRLQSFNARRKLRAAAIASVWTSTVFLRTKKLKSLLGSHDLRQDEFENLRVHFSKLCAKGDNATLSEFEEVLKAMKMSSLLPLAPRIFDLFDNNRDGTVDMREILCGFSSLKKLRGDDALRLCFQMYDTDRSGCITKEEVASMLRALPDECLPANITEPGKLDEIFDRMDANSDGKVTFEEFRAAMQIDSSLQDVVLSSLRPI, from the exons ATGGTACAGGAAACAATAAGACTCTCAGATGAGTACGAGGTTTCAGATATTTTAGGTAGAGGAGGATTCTCAGTTGTAAGAAGAGGTATAAAGAAGTCATCAAGCGGTGAAAATATCCATGTAGCAATCAAGACCCTGAAAAGGTTTGGCCCTTCTTCAACTCCATCATCACAGAATCGTGGTGCTCACAAAAGCATAGCTTCCTTGGGATTATTCCCAACATGGAAACAAGTTCCAGTATCGGATGTGTTGATCACAAATGAGATCATGGTTATGAGAAAAATAGTGGAAAACGTGTCCCCTCATCCAAACGTGATTGATCTATATGATGTGTATGAGGATCAGGATGGGGTTCATCTTGTGCTTGAGCTTTGTTCAGGTGGAGAACTGTTTGATCGAATTGTAGCACAAGAAAGGTACAATGAAGCTGGAGCTGCAGCTGTGGTTCGGCAGATTGCACAAGGGTTAAAGGCTCTTCATAGAGCCAACATTGTCCATAGAGACTTGAAGCCAGAAAACTGTCTCTTTTTTAACAGAAGTCAGGATTCTTCTTTGAAGATCATGGATTTTGGACTTAGTTCTGTGGAGGAAATCACTGACCCAGTTGTTGGATTGTTTGGTTCTATAGATTATGTCTCACCAGAGGCACTTTCTCAGGGATCAGTTACTTCTAAAAGTGATATGTGGTCTTTGGGTGTCATCTTGTATATCCTACTCTCTGG GTACCCACCGTTCATTGCTCATCAGTCGAATCGGCAAAAGCAACAAATAATTTTGGCT GGTGAGTTCAGTTTTTATGAGAAGACTTGGAAGAATATTTCTTCATCAGCAAAGCAATTGATTTCCAGTCTCCTGACAGTTGATCCTCATAGAAGACCTAGTGCTGAAGaa CTTCTGGATCATCCGTGGGTCATTGGTGATTCAGCCAAGCAGGATCAAATGGATGCTGAGATTGTTTCACGACTGCAGAGCTTTAATGCCCGGCGCAAACTCCGTGCTGCAGCCATTGCTAGTGTGTGGACCAGCACAGTTTTCTTAAGGACTAAAAAGCTCAAATCTTTACTCGGGTCCCATGATCTTAGACAGGATGAATTTGAGAATCTGAGGGTACATTTTAGTAAATT ATGTGCAAAAGGTGACAATGCCACACTGTCTGAATTCGAGGAGGTGCTGAAAGCAATGAAAATGTCGTCGTTGCTCCCTCTAGCACCCCGCATCTTTGACCTATTTGACAACAATCGTGATGGAACAGTTGACATGCGAGAGATACTTTGTGGGTTTTCCAGCCTCAAGAAATTACGAGGCGATGATGCTCTCCGTCTCTGCTTCCAG ATGTATGATACAGATAGGTCTGGATGCATTACAAAGGAAGAAGTAGCATCCATGCTTAGA GCTTTGCCTGATGAATGCCTTCCAGCGAATATCACCGAACCTGGGAAATTGGATGAGATATTTGATCGGATGGACGCCAACAGCGACGGAAAAGTAACTTTCGAAGAGTTCAGAGCAGCAATGCAGATAGATAGCTCCCTCCAAGATGTAGTCCTCTCCTCTCTTCGCCCAATATAG
- the LOC142614457 gene encoding uncharacterized protein LOC142614457: MQHKDNQGLTPPRASDPGWAHGIMVNGGRQKIKCKYCHKIMLGGGISRLKQHLAGERGNVSPCEEVPEDVKVQMQQHLGFKVLERLKRQKGSKSSKDSMSFIQGKEEGDDGDVVRLQDIVSTRGTRRKRGKEVVERIFNRSKRQKKQHFSTVAPIAAQPIHQSFASQESMDEADMAVARFLYDAGIQFTAANSQYFQEMADAIAAVGPGYKMPSYHSLRGRLLKRSVQDVSEYGEEVRKSWEVTGCSVMVEKWMDRNGRTVINFFVYCPKGTVFLKSVAVTDITSPEALLNLFDGVVQEVGQKNIINFLTDTSPSFKAAGKLLMEKYKTFFCTTSGAHCIDIMLEEIGKMDVMKEVLAKAKQVTQFVYNNAWVLNLMRKKTGGRDIIQLATTRFASIFLTLQSIVSLKGHLHQMFTGATWMQSTLSKQRAGLEVAEIIVEPLFWSMCEQASKVTKPLLSVLQLMECGEKPSIGYIYDAIEKAKKSIIVAFNNKESEYLPYLEVIDRVWQEEFHSPLHAAAYYLNPSIFYNPNFSSNKVIQKGLLDCIETLEPDLTAQVMITSNINFYEEAVGDFGRPVALRGRDSLAPATWWSLYASDYPDLQRLAVRILSQTCSITRCERSWNMFERIHLKKRNRLEHQRLNDLIFVHFNLHLQERQTEARKARIRRGMLDPICMEAMDANMGDWVEDPGVLEGEDLSWMDVTVPSEPTFLSHKVKDLDDCNDSTDDRGSDDSRGMDENDDL, encoded by the exons ATGCAACACAAGGATAATCAA GGTTTAACACCCCCCCGAGCTTCTGATCCTGGTTGGGCCCATGGAATTATGGTAAATGGTGGTCGCCAAAAGATAAAGTGCAAATACTGTCACAAAATTATGCTTGGTGGTGGAATTTCTAGACTGAAGCAACATTTAGCTGGGGAAAGAGGGAATGTATCTCCATGTGAGGAAGTACCTGAAGATGTTAAAGTACAGATGCAACAACATTTAGGTTTTAAAGTTTTGGAAAGATTAAAGAGGCAGAAAGGATCGAAAAGTAGCAAGGATTCCATGTCATTTATTCAGGGTAAGGAAGAAGGAGATGATGGCGATGTGGTGCGGCTTCAGGACATAGTTTCTACTCGAGGCACTAGAAGGAAAAGGGGAAAAGAGGTTGTGGAAAGAATTTTCAATCGCTCTAAGAGACAGAAGAAGCAACATTTTTCAACTGTTGCACCTATTGCTGCTCAACCGATACACCAGAGTTTTGCTTCCCAGGAGAGCATGGATGAAGCGGATATGGCTGTTGCGAGATTTTTGTACGATGCAGGCATACAATTTACTGCTGCAAATTCACAGTATTTTCAAGAGATGGCTGATGCAATTGCTGCTGTAGGCCCTGGTTATAAGATGCCTTCCTATCATTCTTTGAGGGGTAGATTGCTGAAAAGGAGTGTTCAGGATGTGAGTGAATATGGTGAAGAAGTGAGAAAGTCTTGGGAGGTGACTGGGTGTTCAGTAATGGTTGAAAAGTGGATGGACAGAAACGGTCGTACGGTAATAAACTTCTTTGTTTATTGTCCAAAGGGTACTGTGTTCCTAAAATCTGTTGCTGTGACAGACATCACTTCTCCCGAGgcacttttaaatttatttgatggCGTTGTTCAAGAAGTTGGGCAAAAGAATATTATCAATTTTCTAACAGATACGTCACCCAGTTTTAAAGCTGCAGGAAAACTTTTAATGGAAAAATACAAAACCTTTTTCTGTACTACCTCTGGAGCACATTGTATTGACATAATGCTTGAGGAAATTGGAAAAATGGATGTAATGAAAGAGGTTTTGGCAAAGGCTAAACAGGTAACCCAGTTTGTATATAACAATGCTTGGGTCCTCAATTTAATGAGGAAGAAAACAGGTGGAAGAGATATTATCCAACTTGCAACCACCAGGTTTGCTTCTATCTTTCTGACACTGCAAAGCATTGTCTCTTTGAAGGGCCATCTTCACCAGATGTTTACTGGAGCTACTTGGATGCAGTCAACTTTATCTAAGCAAAGGGCAGGACTTGAGGTGGCAGAGATTATTGTGGAGCCACTTTTCTGGTCAATGTGTGAGCAAGCGTCAAAGGTGACAAAGCCTTTACTTTCTGTTTTACAGCTTATGGAATGTGGAGAGAAGCCATCTATTGGATACATATATGATGCCATagaaaaagcaaagaaaagcaTCATTGTTGCTTTTAACAACAAGGAATCTGAGTACTTGCCATATTTAGAGGTTATCGATCGTGTTTGGCAGGAGGAATTTCATAGCCCGCTTCATGCAGCTGCCTACTACTTGAACCCCTCCATATTTTATAACCCCAATTTCTCCTCTAACAAAGTCATCCAAAAAGGCTTACTTGATTGCATTGAAACCTTAGAGCCTGATTTAACAGCTCAGGTTATGATTACAAGCAACATAAATTTCTATGAGGAAGCTGTAGGGGATTTTGGTCGACCTGTGGCATTACGTGGTCGAGATTCATTGGCTCCAG CTACTTGGTGGTCACTGTATGCATCTGATTACCCAGATTTACAGCGGTTAGCTGTCAGGATATTAAGTCAAACTTGTAGTATCACCCGATGTGAGAGGAGTTGGAACATGTTTGAACGTATCCATTTGAAGAAAAGGAACCGGTTGGAGCATCAGAGGTTGAATGACCTCATATTTGTTCATTTCAACTTGCACCTTCAAGAGAG GCAAACAGAAGCAAGAAAAGCTAGGATTAGAAGAGGTATGCTTGACCCTATATGTATGGAAGCTATGGATGCCAACATGGGCGATTGGGTGGAGGATCCAGGAGTATTGGAGGGTGAGGACCTTAGTTGGATGGATGTAACAGTCCCTAGTGAGCCTACTTTTCTGAGTCACAAAGTAAAAGATCTTGATGATTGTAATGACAGTACAGATGACAGAGGCAGTGATGACTCTAGAGGTATGgatgaaaatgatgatttgtAG
- the LOC142616407 gene encoding uncharacterized protein LOC142616407: MWLLDERCAEMVEASWSSYFVGHHDSDILRRVEIYGRDLAWWNYNNFGNVRELKEEINILLDREARMWSQRSCAFWLKNGDNNTKFFHCRATKRHRKNKIQGVMDSNNIWRVELVEISLVLVYYYRELFSTSRLDP, translated from the exons ATGTGGCTATTAGATGAACGCTGTGCAGAAATGGTGGAAGCGTCTTGGTCTTCCTATTTCGTGGGGCATCATGACAGTGATATACTAAGGAGGGTGGAGATTTATGGTAGGGACCTAGCATGGTGGAACTATAACAATTTCGGCAAT GTTAGAGAATTAAAGGAGGAGATCAATATTCTGCTGGATAGAGAGGCAAGAATGTGGAGCCAAAGATCATGTGCTTTTTGGCTGAAAAATGGGGATAACAACACTAAGTTCTTCCATTGTCGGGCTACTAAGAGacataggaaaaataaaatccagGGAGTTATGGATTCGAACAACATATGGAGAGTAGAATTGGTGGAGATATCATTAGTGTTGGTTTACTATTATAGGGAGCTCTTTTCTACCTCAAGGTTGGATCCCTAA